One window of the Candidatus Zixiibacteriota bacterium genome contains the following:
- a CDS encoding hypothetical protein (Evidence 5 : Unknown function) — MPQVLKHIGVHQTMHPEFLIF; from the coding sequence TTGCCTCAAGTCCTAAAACATATCGGGGTGCATCAAACAATGCACCCCGAATTTTTAATCTTCTAG
- a CDS encoding hypothetical protein (Evidence 5 : Unknown function), translating to MKKYILALAVILIAVNAWSLSFDFSKLDSRAREYTVAVNMTISISMGMQSIETQDRTIGTIVSKDGLVIFDGLALDGESPFSLMSGMQIDTKPKSIEIVMMDGTKYPAEYIGTDRYTHIGFCKINSDKKKEFKFVNFKKRDDFQVGEWLAVYVLMPEYIEPSLAADVGMVASLIKVPENFALTVGFNDLEMTSVLYDSLGNAVGVLGEMSGEGSGLESGQMMQSMSQAQQTLPLLGVLQPDKLEKLIANPPKKGEINRGWLGIYMQVLTTDLADYWGLNSRGGIIINEVAKDSPADSAGFKTGDIMIKVNGKDIGINKDENLPIFQRQIAELGAGAKTDFEVLRRRDGTIDTLNLAVILSAAPLSPSEAPHYKDTNFDLTVRNMVFADYNLNNLDRRQFKGVVVKELEPGGWAAVGEIMPGDIIQAIDGKKVTSIEDAKSIFEKIAEKKPKEVVFFIWRDNKTSFANIKTEW from the coding sequence GTGAAAAAATATATACTCGCTCTGGCCGTGATTTTGATTGCTGTCAACGCCTGGAGCCTCAGTTTTGACTTTTCCAAACTCGACAGCAGGGCCCGTGAATATACGGTCGCGGTCAATATGACCATTTCGATCTCCATGGGTATGCAGTCGATCGAAACCCAGGACAGGACCATCGGAACGATCGTTTCCAAAGACGGCCTCGTGATATTTGACGGATTGGCTCTGGACGGCGAGTCACCTTTTTCGCTGATGTCCGGAATGCAGATCGATACCAAGCCGAAAAGTATTGAGATTGTCATGATGGACGGGACTAAGTATCCGGCCGAATATATCGGAACCGACCGTTACACCCATATCGGTTTCTGCAAGATAAATTCCGATAAAAAGAAGGAATTCAAATTCGTCAATTTTAAGAAGCGGGACGATTTCCAGGTCGGCGAATGGCTCGCCGTCTATGTTCTAATGCCCGAATATATTGAGCCGTCGCTGGCCGCCGATGTCGGCATGGTGGCCTCGCTCATCAAAGTCCCGGAGAATTTTGCGTTGACAGTCGGCTTTAATGATCTGGAAATGACATCGGTGCTTTACGATTCTCTGGGCAATGCCGTGGGTGTCCTGGGCGAAATGAGCGGCGAAGGGTCCGGCCTCGAATCGGGACAGATGATGCAGTCGATGTCGCAGGCACAACAGACGCTTCCGCTTCTCGGGGTCCTTCAGCCGGATAAGTTGGAGAAATTGATCGCCAACCCGCCCAAAAAGGGAGAGATCAACCGGGGCTGGCTGGGAATCTATATGCAGGTTCTGACCACTGATCTGGCCGACTACTGGGGCCTGAACAGCCGGGGGGGAATCATAATCAACGAAGTCGCCAAGGACTCCCCCGCCGACTCCGCCGGATTTAAGACGGGCGATATCATGATAAAAGTCAACGGGAAAGATATCGGCATAAATAAGGATGAGAATTTGCCGATTTTCCAGCGCCAGATCGCGGAACTGGGAGCCGGGGCCAAGACCGACTTTGAAGTTTTGCGCCGCCGTGACGGTACTATTGATACCCTTAATCTGGCTGTAATTCTATCGGCGGCGCCGCTCTCGCCTTCCGAGGCTCCCCACTACAAAGATACCAATTTCGATCTTACCGTTCGCAATATGGTTTTCGCCGATTATAATCTCAATAACCTCGACCGAAGGCAGTTCAAGGGGGTGGTGGTAAAGGAACTGGAACCGGGCGGCTGGGCCGCGGTGGGGGAAATCATGCCCGGAGATATTATTCAGGCGATTGACGGGAAAAAAGTGACCTCAATCGAAGATGCTAAGAGCATATTCGAGAAAATTGCCGAGAAAAAGCCGAAAGAAGTGGTCTTCTTCATTTGGCGCGACAATAAGACGTCGTTTGCCAATATTAAGACAGAATGGTAA
- a CDS encoding Peptidase S1 and S6 chymotrypsin/Hap, whose translation MKKILLVLLLTMQTAVMAAAVPPLQEAIYFARNKVLPALVHIQPVITDYRTGKMIKQSVVGSGVIFQKDGYVVTNYHVAGKAERIICTLYDREQVKAQLVGGDPMTDIAVIKLDLTDYKGTLNVAEFGNSDSVQVGQYVLAMGSPLALSRSVSCGVISTTDRFFAGDVRLPSGEKTGMYNNWIQTDAAINPGNSGGPLVDLNGKVVGINSRATLFANNIGFAIPINIVKYVTSSILTKGRVVRSWIGVQCQELQDLEGWFRTNRNQGVLISSIDPQSPADSAGLKAGDIILKVDGKPVSARFAEELPAFYKLIADYPAGSKLTLTVQRGDSTEAIQLITHELGDVLGEDLECKDWGFTVKGITKQMAVDNQLEDTIGVYVSGVQKVGAAGDGGLLPGDVIREIDERPVTTFKEFYDRYTELTTAAANRVLLTVKRFGSTKFILLKIENDKSDAENIKE comes from the coding sequence ATGAAAAAAATACTTCTGGTTTTGCTCCTGACGATGCAGACGGCAGTCATGGCGGCCGCGGTCCCGCCCCTTCAGGAAGCCATATATTTCGCCCGCAATAAGGTTTTGCCGGCCCTGGTTCATATCCAGCCGGTCATTACCGATTACCGCACCGGCAAAATGATCAAGCAATCGGTGGTCGGTTCAGGAGTCATTTTCCAGAAAGACGGCTATGTAGTGACAAATTATCATGTCGCCGGAAAGGCGGAACGGATTATCTGTACGCTGTACGATAGAGAGCAGGTCAAGGCCCAGTTGGTCGGAGGCGACCCGATGACCGATATCGCCGTCATAAAACTCGACCTGACTGATTACAAGGGCACGTTGAATGTGGCCGAATTCGGGAATTCGGATTCGGTTCAGGTGGGGCAGTATGTCCTTGCCATGGGCTCCCCTCTGGCGCTTTCCCGTTCCGTTTCTTGCGGGGTGATTTCAACCACGGATCGCTTCTTCGCCGGAGACGTCCGTTTGCCGTCGGGTGAAAAAACCGGGATGTATAACAACTGGATTCAGACCGATGCCGCCATAAATCCGGGGAATTCCGGCGGGCCGCTGGTCGATTTGAACGGCAAAGTGGTCGGTATCAATTCCCGCGCCACGCTGTTCGCTAACAATATCGGCTTTGCCATACCGATTAATATTGTCAAATATGTAACCAGTTCCATTTTAACCAAGGGGCGGGTGGTACGAAGCTGGATCGGCGTGCAGTGCCAGGAACTGCAGGATCTGGAAGGATGGTTCCGCACTAATCGCAACCAAGGGGTGCTGATATCATCGATTGATCCCCAATCTCCCGCCGATTCGGCCGGTCTCAAAGCCGGAGATATCATTCTTAAAGTCGATGGCAAGCCGGTCTCGGCCCGTTTCGCGGAGGAATTGCCGGCCTTTTATAAATTGATCGCCGACTATCCGGCCGGGTCCAAACTGACCCTGACCGTCCAGCGCGGCGATTCCACCGAAGCGATCCAACTTATCACCCACGAACTCGGGGATGTCCTGGGCGAAGATCTGGAGTGCAAGGATTGGGGTTTCACAGTGAAGGGGATCACCAAGCAGATGGCGGTGGACAATCAATTGGAGGATACTATCGGCGTCTATGTCTCCGGTGTCCAGAAAGTCGGCGCGGCCGGCGACGGCGGTCTTCTGCCGGGCGACGTGATTCGGGAAATTGACGAGCGGCCGGTGACCACTTTCAAGGAATTTTATGATCGCTATACGGAGCTGACGACCGCCGCGGCCAATCGGGTTCTTCTGACTGTCAAGAGATTCGGCAGTACAAAATTCATTCTGCTCAAGATCGAAAACGATAAAAGCGATGCCGAGAATATTAAGGAGTAA
- a CDS encoding exported hypothetical protein (Evidence 5 : Unknown function), whose translation MRKTIFPLFLLAVLICGRMAWAGDIEKRHFSYPGDDIKTLIANFDLGAGKFIFMPKDTVGILEADVEYDSRNVEVFAEYKKRGSVGRLDVGSDLLNKMHVESEDNIWEVGLSRRYPSELTFDIGLCETDIELGGVPITYLKLDLGAADGTLKISTANPDTADDVILDAGAASFEAEKLGNLNFSRLSFDGGVGKFRLDFSGDYRVRSRARVSIGLGKALIYIPSNLPVRIEAEDNFLSTVKFRNRDRFEVEDNYFESKDFRESKIGLDLKIDVGMGSVEIIWVD comes from the coding sequence ATGCGAAAGACAATATTTCCCCTTTTTTTGTTAGCGGTCCTGATTTGCGGAAGAATGGCTTGGGCCGGCGATATCGAAAAAAGGCATTTTTCGTATCCGGGCGATGATATCAAAACGCTGATCGCCAATTTTGACCTGGGAGCGGGAAAATTTATTTTTATGCCAAAAGATACGGTCGGTATACTTGAAGCCGACGTTGAATACGACAGCCGCAATGTTGAGGTATTTGCTGAATACAAGAAAAGGGGCTCCGTGGGACGGCTGGATGTCGGTTCGGATTTGCTGAATAAGATGCATGTCGAAAGCGAGGATAATATCTGGGAGGTGGGCCTGTCCCGCAGATACCCTTCGGAATTGACTTTCGATATCGGGCTGTGTGAAACCGATATTGAGTTGGGTGGGGTCCCGATAACTTACTTGAAACTTGATTTGGGCGCCGCCGACGGGACACTTAAAATTAGTACCGCCAACCCGGATACGGCCGATGATGTTATCCTGGATGCCGGAGCGGCCAGTTTCGAGGCCGAGAAACTGGGAAATCTGAATTTTAGCCGCCTTTCATTTGATGGCGGCGTGGGGAAATTCCGACTCGACTTTTCCGGCGATTATAGAGTCCGCTCCAGGGCCCGTGTTTCCATCGGACTGGGCAAGGCCCTAATTTATATCCCGTCGAATCTACCGGTCAGAATCGAGGCCGAGGATAATTTCCTTTCCACCGTCAAGTTCCGTAATCGCGATCGATTTGAAGTTGAGGACAATTATTTCGAGTCTAAAGATTTTCGGGAATCAAAGATCGGTCTGGACTTGAAAATCGACGTTGGTATGGGCTCGGTAGAAATTATCTGGGTCGATTAG
- a CDS encoding membrane hypothetical protein (Evidence 5 : Unknown function) has translation MYSKLKYMIPAFLAVSIIISSAPAILAGSTTATMKSPGRDSSKKDTLFKELHLSSDGVYGIDKDGKDWEYDFSRDIFVLGGPESARRIEIPAIPDTDSLIEEAMALQKEKDSLRKIIYTTMRRFRGLQFGSVEVGENEKVSGSLMAMGPITVKGLVDGDVVSYKRITVTSTGEITGDARAPEIVKMRGGIIGGERIETDVPDIPQIEIFQESSYTALIVNLILLFILLFCSFLAAAIVPKPLAKIRNCMELHPVKVFFVGFAIWILFAPAFALLCLTIVGIPIAIFILPLALLLAVILGAVASGQLVGEKVSRHISGNLSSSLFQALLGGAVLYSPWVIMALFRITPSGASGAFSTFFLVLAIVIWSLAITAGLGAILLTRFGTRECKGSMTVTMTFESYPPPPTPPPPPTPPPPPTPPPLKPEGDR, from the coding sequence ATGTATTCAAAATTGAAATACATGATTCCGGCCTTTCTGGCGGTCAGTATAATAATTTCTTCCGCGCCGGCGATCCTGGCGGGGAGTACGACGGCGACCATGAAAAGCCCTGGCCGCGATTCCTCCAAAAAGGATACTTTATTCAAAGAACTGCATCTGTCGTCCGACGGGGTGTACGGGATCGATAAAGACGGCAAAGACTGGGAATACGATTTCAGCCGAGACATATTTGTTCTGGGGGGACCGGAATCGGCACGGCGCATCGAGATACCTGCCATCCCCGATACCGATTCGCTAATCGAAGAGGCGATGGCGCTTCAAAAAGAGAAAGATTCGCTTCGGAAAATCATTTATACGACGATGCGGCGGTTCCGCGGCCTCCAGTTTGGCTCCGTGGAGGTGGGGGAAAACGAAAAAGTATCCGGCTCTCTGATGGCCATGGGGCCGATCACGGTCAAGGGTCTTGTCGACGGTGACGTTGTATCATACAAGAGAATCACCGTAACTTCAACCGGTGAAATTACCGGCGACGCCCGCGCCCCGGAAATAGTAAAAATGAGGGGCGGTATCATCGGCGGGGAGCGGATTGAAACTGATGTCCCCGATATTCCTCAAATCGAAATTTTCCAGGAATCGTCATACACGGCTTTGATCGTAAATCTCATTCTTTTGTTCATCCTGCTGTTCTGCAGTTTCCTGGCGGCCGCTATCGTCCCCAAACCACTGGCCAAAATCAGAAACTGTATGGAACTTCATCCGGTCAAGGTGTTTTTCGTCGGTTTTGCCATCTGGATCCTTTTTGCCCCGGCCTTTGCCCTTCTCTGTTTGACCATCGTCGGAATCCCGATTGCGATATTTATTCTGCCGCTGGCCCTTCTTCTGGCCGTCATACTTGGTGCGGTGGCATCGGGACAACTGGTGGGTGAAAAGGTCAGCCGGCACATTTCGGGGAATCTCAGTTCCTCCCTGTTCCAGGCGCTCCTCGGCGGAGCCGTCCTTTATTCCCCCTGGGTAATCATGGCGCTATTCAGAATTACCCCGTCGGGAGCCAGCGGCGCCTTCAGCACCTTTTTCCTGGTCCTGGCAATTGTAATCTGGTCGCTGGCTATTACGGCCGGCCTCGGAGCGATTTTGTTGACTCGTTTCGGAACGCGGGAATGCAAAGGATCGATGACGGTGACCATGACTTTTGAGTCCTACCCGCCGCCACCGACACCTCCCCCCCCACCAACTCCTCCTCCCCCGCCGACACCACCCCCACTAAAGCCGGAAGGCGATCGATAA
- a CDS encoding exported hypothetical protein (Evidence 5 : Unknown function), translated as MKKAIACSLILLSVAGSSAMGKAYRFEFEKNIETGNRAELSVSNISGRIEIAAAAVDKVTINAVKNVRAVDAEEAEKIADRIEIRVSRTDHQVTVETNYLKGGPGSRSLWERLFGSGEDSYGDVDYTITVPYDCRTEIDNVSGEVFVTGTKSSTYISTTSGGMRLQDITGLIDVETVSGEIELDNIKGDVSISATSSEARLSVIDGIIDIHTTSGETRADDIRGPITISETSGDVTLNGMNGDVRIKSISGDINIQQESGAIDIITQSGTVRVRSELDSRKEYYVETTSGTIDFLVPETSSGSVRIETVSGAIETRLDMTARVSSRTKFTGEFGKGGPKISLMSMSGDIVIGKF; from the coding sequence ATGAAAAAAGCAATCGCCTGCAGTTTGATTCTCTTATCGGTGGCCGGCTCGTCAGCCATGGGCAAAGCATATCGTTTTGAGTTTGAGAAAAATATCGAAACCGGCAACCGGGCCGAATTATCCGTAAGCAATATCTCGGGGCGGATCGAGATTGCCGCCGCCGCCGTCGACAAAGTAACCATAAACGCCGTGAAAAATGTGCGGGCTGTCGATGCCGAAGAGGCCGAAAAAATCGCCGACCGCATCGAAATCAGGGTATCCCGAACCGATCATCAAGTTACGGTCGAAACCAATTATCTGAAAGGGGGACCTGGCTCCCGCTCCCTCTGGGAAAGATTGTTCGGGAGCGGCGAGGACTCATACGGTGATGTCGATTACACTATCACGGTGCCGTACGATTGCCGCACCGAAATCGATAATGTCTCGGGCGAAGTCTTCGTTACGGGAACCAAATCGTCCACATATATTTCGACCACTTCGGGCGGAATGAGACTTCAGGATATAACGGGGCTGATTGATGTCGAAACGGTATCGGGCGAAATTGAATTGGATAACATTAAAGGCGATGTCAGCATTTCGGCCACCAGTTCGGAGGCCCGCCTGTCGGTTATCGACGGCATTATCGACATCCATACCACTTCCGGCGAGACCCGGGCCGATGATATCAGGGGACCAATTACCATTTCGGAAACATCGGGAGATGTGACTCTCAATGGCATGAACGGTGATGTCCGCATTAAATCAATTTCGGGCGATATCAATATTCAGCAGGAATCCGGCGCCATCGATATTATCACGCAATCCGGGACGGTTCGGGTGCGCTCGGAACTCGATTCCCGGAAGGAGTATTACGTCGAAACGACTTCGGGAACGATCGATTTTTTGGTCCCGGAAACTTCCTCCGGCTCGGTGCGTATAGAGACTGTTTCAGGGGCGATAGAAACACGCCTGGATATGACGGCCAGGGTGTCATCGCGGACTAAATTTACCGGCGAATTCGGCAAAGGCGGACCCAAAATATCGCTTATGTCGATGTCGGGTGATATCGTGATCGGCAAGTTCTGA
- a CDS encoding RNA polymerase, sigma-24 subunit, ECF subfamily, with amino-acid sequence MPEIDKKLIASALAGSQEAYRELMERHRPAIYHIVYKFVQEKEAAADLVQETFMKAFASLETYRSEYKFSTWLYRIAANSAIDHLRKQRIKTLSLDSAGQTDDDQGGIDVADYSYSPEKDLEERERRFSIQDAIDSLPEKYRLVILYRHKDDKSYEEIAESLNIPIGTVKARIFRARELLKKKLRSM; translated from the coding sequence TTGCCTGAGATAGACAAGAAATTGATTGCGAGTGCCCTGGCCGGGAGCCAGGAGGCGTATCGGGAACTAATGGAGCGCCACCGGCCGGCAATCTATCACATTGTCTATAAATTTGTTCAGGAAAAAGAGGCGGCCGCGGACCTGGTACAGGAGACGTTTATGAAAGCGTTCGCATCGCTGGAGACATACCGCTCGGAATATAAATTTTCGACCTGGCTCTACCGGATCGCCGCCAATTCCGCCATCGATCATCTTCGCAAACAGCGGATCAAGACCCTTTCCCTGGACAGCGCCGGGCAGACCGACGACGACCAGGGCGGGATCGATGTCGCCGATTATTCTTACAGCCCGGAAAAGGATCTGGAAGAACGGGAACGGCGCTTTTCCATTCAGGATGCCATCGATTCTCTGCCGGAAAAATATCGCCTGGTGATTCTTTATCGCCATAAAGACGACAAGTCGTACGAAGAGATCGCGGAGTCGCTGAATATTCCGATCGGGACGGTCAAGGCGAGGATTTTTCGCGCCCGGGAACTGTTGAAGAAAAAACTCCGGTCGATGTAA
- a CDS encoding membrane hypothetical protein (Evidence 5 : Unknown function) — protein MKKIDINLLIFIALIVIYILGQFLIGTFSPTDRHFHFDTPADVDFLYYGAIGTQLLNNFPPQDPAFSGTNLTQPFLQFYPVALLAKIINPYNGIRVLGIIYLILAGLLLKRYFPERYGLPLLILFAGSTFAPGLNSAGIDLIARGFAHAPFYILFLIALYERQIIGRAVALFLAALVNGYMMMMILPFLLILFLIQKKREWLYLLMAGAAGSALAFLYIWLAAPAQPAAGMILRSIYFDPREIIKHLIPFAILAYVYRSREMIILLAVAAVFGTFVHHNPFFPIFLIYFCGAMMIAANEAKVRNGELLGVLVVGLLFIGFLLAAYQKYNPFRGDYYPRSDSRVRPALNWIAKNTPEGASFLALTADEKDLALVMEERPVYIGYIGHLAHLGINWKERYDKTILAFQSGQIPPEADYVFYGPVERKYFPGASFAGATIYQDRDVSIIKSSR, from the coding sequence ATGAAAAAGATCGACATCAATCTTCTGATTTTCATCGCTCTCATTGTTATTTATATTCTGGGGCAATTTCTGATCGGGACCTTCAGCCCGACTGACCGCCACTTTCATTTTGACACGCCGGCCGATGTTGATTTTTTATACTACGGGGCCATCGGCACGCAATTGCTGAATAATTTTCCTCCCCAGGATCCGGCCTTTAGCGGCACCAACCTCACCCAGCCGTTTCTGCAATTTTATCCGGTGGCGCTTCTCGCGAAAATAATAAACCCGTACAATGGTATTCGGGTGCTGGGAATAATTTATCTGATTTTGGCGGGGCTGCTTTTAAAAAGGTATTTCCCGGAACGATATGGTCTACCGCTTTTAATTCTGTTTGCCGGCTCCACCTTTGCGCCGGGATTGAATTCGGCCGGAATCGATTTAATCGCTCGCGGATTCGCCCACGCCCCCTTTTATATATTATTTCTGATAGCCCTGTATGAACGTCAAATAATCGGGAGGGCCGTCGCTTTATTTTTGGCGGCGCTGGTGAATGGGTACATGATGATGATGATCCTTCCCTTTCTTCTCATCCTCTTCTTAATTCAGAAGAAGCGGGAATGGTTATATTTGCTTATGGCCGGAGCGGCCGGGTCGGCTTTGGCCTTTCTTTATATCTGGCTGGCGGCTCCTGCACAGCCGGCCGCCGGGATGATTTTGCGGTCAATTTATTTCGACCCGCGGGAAATTATAAAACATCTTATTCCTTTTGCCATTCTCGCCTATGTTTATCGGAGCCGGGAAATGATTATTCTTCTGGCCGTAGCCGCTGTTTTCGGAACCTTCGTCCATCACAATCCATTCTTCCCGATATTTCTTATCTATTTCTGCGGGGCCATGATGATTGCCGCAAATGAAGCCAAAGTGAGGAATGGCGAATTACTGGGCGTTCTGGTGGTCGGGTTGCTTTTTATCGGTTTCCTTCTGGCGGCATATCAGAAGTACAATCCTTTCAGGGGGGATTACTATCCCAGAAGCGACAGCCGTGTCCGGCCGGCCCTGAACTGGATCGCGAAAAATACCCCCGAAGGGGCCTCTTTCCTGGCCTTGACCGCCGATGAAAAAGATCTGGCGCTCGTGATGGAAGAGCGCCCCGTTTATATCGGGTATATCGGGCATCTGGCGCATCTCGGGATTAACTGGAAAGAGCGCTATGACAAAACAATCCTGGCATTTCAGAGCGGCCAGATCCCGCCCGAAGCCGATTACGTCTTTTACGGTCCGGTGGAACGGAAGTATTTCCCGGGGGCGTCGTTTGCCGGAGCGACGATTTATCAGGACAGGGATGTTTCGATAATCAAATCATCGCGATAA
- a CDS encoding Ribonuclease, Rne/Rng family: MKKEIVINSTEYETRIAILEDERLVELYLERPQAERLVGNIYKGKIKTVLPGMQAAFIDIGMDKAAFLHASDIGDVNDGPQFDSEYVDEEPPAEIIRKRRRAGIETVLKEGQDILVQVIKEQISTKGPRVATDVSIPGRYLVLVPDDDHVRVSKRISNWGEKRRLKKVLTPLRPDGFGLIIRTEAEGKEEEDFRSDIKRLQKLWTRLKRRSEMMKAPALIHKEVEITTSIIRDIFTDDVDKLRVDNRTDYRAIMAYVRQVMPHLKKRVEFYKGATQLFDLYKLEPEIDKMMDRKVWIKKGSYLVIDQTEAMVTIDVNTGRFVGKGDQESTIFRTNQEAAKEIARQIRLRDIGGLIVCDFIDMYSRENRRKLFEEFKNAFRNDRAKRAINPVNEFGLIELTRERIRPSLMFTLSEPCPHCHGFGRILSRDTMATKIERWFRRARSDRHYSKFSLVVNPAMAETLISSEVNRVGKIMKAHGFKINLVRDTTIPVQEFKVFEAEGNADITEAYQS; this comes from the coding sequence ATGAAGAAAGAAATTGTAATCAACTCAACCGAGTACGAAACCAGAATCGCAATTCTCGAGGATGAACGACTGGTGGAACTCTATCTGGAACGACCCCAGGCGGAACGATTGGTCGGAAATATTTACAAAGGCAAAATTAAAACTGTCCTGCCGGGGATGCAGGCGGCCTTTATCGATATCGGCATGGATAAAGCGGCTTTTCTGCACGCCTCCGATATCGGCGATGTCAATGACGGCCCGCAGTTCGATTCGGAATATGTCGATGAAGAACCGCCGGCGGAAATAATCCGCAAAAGGCGCCGGGCCGGCATCGAAACGGTCCTCAAAGAGGGTCAGGATATCCTGGTCCAGGTGATCAAAGAGCAGATATCTACCAAAGGGCCCCGGGTGGCGACCGATGTCTCCATTCCCGGACGGTACCTGGTATTGGTTCCCGATGACGATCATGTCCGGGTATCGAAACGAATCTCCAACTGGGGGGAAAAAAGGCGGCTTAAAAAAGTGCTGACGCCCCTTCGGCCGGACGGTTTCGGGCTCATCATCCGCACCGAGGCGGAAGGAAAAGAGGAAGAAGACTTCCGGTCCGATATCAAGCGGCTGCAGAAACTCTGGACCCGGCTCAAACGCCGCTCGGAAATGATGAAAGCCCCGGCTTTGATTCATAAAGAAGTCGAAATTACGACTTCGATAATCCGCGACATTTTTACCGATGACGTCGACAAATTGCGGGTTGACAACCGAACTGATTACCGGGCGATCATGGCCTATGTACGTCAGGTCATGCCGCATCTCAAAAAGCGAGTGGAATTCTATAAAGGCGCCACCCAATTGTTCGATCTCTACAAACTGGAACCGGAAATCGATAAGATGATGGACCGGAAGGTCTGGATCAAGAAGGGGTCCTACCTGGTAATCGATCAAACCGAGGCGATGGTGACGATCGATGTCAACACGGGGCGGTTTGTCGGCAAAGGGGATCAGGAATCAACCATTTTTCGAACCAATCAGGAAGCGGCCAAAGAAATCGCCCGCCAGATTCGTCTGCGGGATATTGGTGGTTTGATTGTCTGTGATTTTATCGATATGTACAGCCGGGAAAACCGCCGCAAACTGTTCGAAGAGTTTAAAAATGCTTTTCGTAACGACCGTGCCAAGAGGGCTATTAATCCCGTAAATGAATTCGGGCTGATTGAATTGACCCGGGAACGGATACGCCCGTCGCTCATGTTCACCCTTTCCGAACCCTGCCCGCATTGCCACGGTTTCGGACGGATTTTATCCCGCGACACTATGGCGACCAAGATCGAGCGATGGTTCCGCCGCGCCCGCAGCGACCGTCATTACAGCAAATTCAGCCTGGTCGTTAACCCGGCCATGGCCGAGACCTTGATCTCGAGCGAAGTCAATCGGGTCGGCAAAATCATGAAGGCGCACGGCTTCAAAATCAATCTGGTTCGAGACACGACTATTCCGGTTCAGGAATTCAAGGTTTTCGAAGCCGAGGGGAACGCCGACATAACCGAGGCCTATCAATCATAA
- the fmt gene encoding Methionyl-tRNA formyltransferase — MKVVFMGTPEFARRPLEHLYKNTGHDVVAVITGPDKPTGRGQKLTPTPVKETALALDIPVLTPDSLGDSGFLEKISLFRADIFVVVAFRILPEALFSIPRHGSINLHGSLLPKYRGAAPINWALINGETETGLSTFFLKKKVDTGDLIYQEKIAIGPEETFDELYLRMSTMAGPVLGRTLDLIESGRVTPIRQDNSLATPAPKLAPYDCTIDWGFPALNVINFIRGLSSVPGAFTYFRGKKLKILRAKPYSEPLPAKYEPGQIIPGKRRLLTAVAAGAVEITELVPEGKAKITGAEFVRGYRPEEREMLSAR; from the coding sequence ATGAAAGTTGTTTTTATGGGGACGCCGGAATTCGCCCGGCGACCGCTCGAGCATTTGTACAAAAATACCGGCCATGATGTGGTGGCGGTCATAACCGGCCCCGATAAGCCCACGGGACGGGGCCAAAAACTGACGCCAACCCCGGTCAAGGAGACGGCTCTCGCTTTGGATATTCCGGTCCTGACTCCGGACTCCCTGGGTGATTCCGGATTCTTGGAAAAGATTAGCCTTTTCAGGGCCGATATTTTCGTGGTCGTGGCGTTCCGAATTCTTCCGGAGGCGCTGTTTTCAATTCCTCGGCACGGTTCCATTAACCTTCACGGCTCTTTACTTCCGAAATATCGGGGGGCCGCGCCAATTAACTGGGCGTTAATCAACGGCGAGACAGAAACCGGGCTCTCGACCTTTTTCCTGAAGAAAAAAGTCGATACCGGCGACCTGATTTATCAGGAAAAAATTGCCATCGGGCCGGAAGAAACATTCGACGAACTTTATCTTCGGATGTCGACGATGGCTGGGCCGGTTCTGGGACGAACCCTGGATTTGATCGAATCCGGTCGGGTGACGCCGATTCGCCAGGACAATTCCCTGGCCACCCCGGCGCCGAAACTTGCGCCGTACGATTGCACTATTGATTGGGGATTCCCGGCCCTTAATGTCATTAATTTTATCCGCGGATTGTCGTCGGTTCCCGGGGCCTTCACTTATTTCCGTGGCAAAAAATTAAAAATCCTCCGGGCGAAGCCTTATTCCGAACCGCTGCCGGCCAAATATGAACCGGGCCAGATAATCCCGGGCAAACGGCGTCTGCTGACCGCCGTGGCCGCCGGCGCAGTGGAAATAACCGAACTGGTCCCGGAAGGGAAAGCAAAAATTACCGGCGCGGAATTTGTCCGCGGTTACCGACCCGAAGAACGGGAAATGTTAAGCGCACGATAG